A single Bacillus marinisedimentorum DNA region contains:
- a CDS encoding ABC transporter ATP-binding protein, with product MSKNTVEKARENVSERTLNRFRYSTDQAIEKPFNWSQMARLFSYLKPYSTNLLPLAFVAMLISTAVRLIVPILIGVYTMDHAIKNKNLPLLWTLVAVISGLYILSYAANLLRIRWMNRLGQQVIYDLRHHLFTHIQRLSHRFFDNRSAGSILVRIQNDVNSLQDLFTNGVINLLMDVIMLIGIVGILFALSPKLTLAIMVILPIMFFISTHLRKTIRRSWQTVRIRQSKLNSHLNESIQGIRVTQSFTQEKENMAFFNVVNSETMESWRDATQKNAMFRPFVEMSNAVGTAILIWIGATFIQSGEITIGVFVSFAFYLGMFWEPISRLGQVYNQLLVGMASSERIFEFLDEQPNVQEKKDPVPLEDMKGRIELDHVSFAYDERNKALDDVSIIIEQGQTAALVGHTGSGKSTIANLVTRFYDVTEGSLKIDGHDIRNVKLSDLRTQISIVLQDTFIFSGTIIENIRFGRPDASDEEVKRAASAVGADKFISKLSNGYETEVEERGNILSQGERQLLSFARALLADPKILILDEATASIDTETEMQIQEALRTLLKGRTAIIIAHRLSTIREAGKIVVLDHGKKIEEGNHDELMEQEGEYYRLVKAQFNMLDKGAAG from the coding sequence ATGAGTAAAAACACAGTGGAAAAAGCAAGGGAAAATGTTTCCGAACGGACATTGAACCGGTTTCGTTATTCAACTGACCAGGCAATCGAAAAACCGTTCAACTGGTCTCAGATGGCGAGGCTGTTCAGTTATTTGAAACCATACTCCACCAATTTGTTGCCGCTCGCTTTTGTTGCGATGCTCATCTCTACAGCAGTCCGCCTGATTGTGCCGATCTTGATCGGTGTCTACACAATGGATCATGCCATCAAAAATAAAAATTTGCCGCTGTTATGGACCCTTGTAGCTGTTATTAGCGGCCTGTATATTTTGTCATATGCAGCGAACTTGCTCCGGATCCGCTGGATGAACCGGCTCGGCCAGCAAGTCATATACGACTTGCGCCATCATCTTTTTACGCATATCCAGCGGCTCAGCCATCGGTTCTTTGACAACCGTTCGGCCGGTTCGATCCTTGTCCGGATACAGAACGATGTCAATTCATTGCAGGACTTATTCACAAATGGTGTCATCAATCTGTTGATGGATGTCATCATGCTGATTGGCATCGTCGGTATTTTGTTTGCACTCAGCCCAAAGTTGACCCTTGCCATAATGGTCATTTTGCCGATCATGTTTTTTATATCGACCCACCTGCGGAAAACGATCCGCCGTTCCTGGCAAACAGTCAGAATCCGGCAGTCAAAGCTGAATTCACATTTGAATGAAAGCATTCAGGGTATCCGGGTGACCCAGTCTTTCACTCAGGAAAAAGAGAACATGGCTTTTTTCAATGTCGTGAACAGTGAGACGATGGAGAGCTGGCGGGATGCAACCCAGAAGAATGCGATGTTCCGGCCGTTTGTTGAAATGTCTAATGCAGTCGGAACAGCTATTTTAATATGGATAGGGGCGACTTTCATCCAGTCGGGCGAGATCACCATTGGAGTTTTTGTGTCGTTTGCTTTTTATCTTGGCATGTTCTGGGAACCGATTTCCCGGCTCGGACAGGTATACAACCAATTGCTTGTCGGGATGGCCTCTTCTGAAAGGATTTTCGAGTTCCTTGATGAGCAGCCGAACGTGCAAGAGAAGAAAGATCCTGTACCACTTGAAGATATGAAGGGCAGAATTGAACTTGATCATGTCAGTTTTGCATATGATGAGAGGAACAAAGCCCTCGATGATGTCTCGATCATTATTGAACAGGGACAGACGGCGGCGCTCGTCGGCCATACCGGATCAGGCAAATCGACGATCGCCAATCTTGTCACCCGTTTTTACGATGTTACAGAAGGGTCATTGAAGATTGACGGCCATGACATCCGGAACGTGAAGCTGAGTGACTTGCGGACACAAATAAGCATCGTCCTTCAAGATACATTCATTTTTTCAGGGACCATTATTGAAAATATCAGATTCGGCCGGCCGGATGCATCCGATGAAGAGGTGAAAAGGGCAGCTTCAGCAGTCGGTGCGGATAAATTCATATCAAAACTGAGCAACGGTTATGAAACAGAAGTTGAAGAGCGCGGCAATATTTTATCGCAGGGAGAAAGACAGCTTCTTTCTTTCGCGAGGGCATTGCTGGCCGATCCGAAAATCCTCATTCTTGATGAAGCTACTGCCAGCATAGATACGGAGACGGAAATGCAGATTCAGGAAGCGCTGCGGACGTTGCTGAAAGGACGGACAGCTATTATTATCGCCCATAGGCTATCCACAATCAGGGAAGCCGGTAAAATTGTCGTCCTTGACCACGGGAAAAAAATTGAAGAGGGAAATCATGATGAATTGATGGAGCAAGAAGGTGAATACTACCGCCTTGTGAAAGCGCAATTCAATATGCTTGATAAAGGGGCAGCCGGCTGA